Proteins encoded in a region of the Candidatus Poribacteria bacterium genome:
- a CDS encoding glycosyltransferase family 9 protein, with protein MRILLIRLSSLGDIVLTTPVIRAVRSHFPDAYIAMLVAKQSADVLRENPHLDEIITFDRFAKNKDTGEMLRVVRILRERKFTLTIDLQRKFRTELLMYLSGAAERVGKGRFCTVRVRERGNKHATAHYFDLLYAVGIPAVDQRLEMFFASSERADATQRFDAAGITETGLKVGLFPGAGWKLREWMPERFAAIGDKLVQHFNADVLIFGGQRETELVHTVVNLMDARAFAFAGNLQIRELAACIEKCDLFLTNDTGPMHIAAAVGTPTVSLFGPGNHIRFQPLGELHQTIRHAVPCSPCKQFTDKCKDNICMKGIGVDEVWQSVSRTLERT; from the coding sequence ATGAGAATACTACTCATTCGGCTCAGTTCCCTTGGCGACATCGTGCTTACGACACCGGTTATCCGAGCTGTCCGTTCCCATTTTCCGGATGCGTACATTGCTATGCTTGTCGCAAAGCAGTCGGCAGATGTCCTCCGAGAAAATCCGCACCTTGATGAAATAATTACGTTTGACCGGTTCGCTAAAAACAAGGATACGGGTGAGATGTTGCGGGTCGTCCGTATCCTACGCGAACGGAAATTTACACTGACGATTGATCTTCAGCGGAAGTTTCGCACTGAGCTGCTAATGTATCTCAGTGGTGCCGCCGAGCGTGTTGGAAAAGGTAGATTCTGCACCGTCCGCGTCCGTGAGCGGGGAAACAAGCACGCTACAGCACATTACTTCGATCTGTTATATGCAGTCGGAATTCCAGCGGTAGATCAGAGATTGGAAATGTTTTTCGCGTCATCTGAACGCGCAGATGCCACACAGCGATTTGACGCTGCAGGCATTACTGAGACCGGTTTAAAGGTGGGACTCTTTCCGGGGGCAGGCTGGAAGTTACGCGAATGGATGCCCGAACGCTTCGCAGCTATAGGGGATAAGCTGGTCCAACATTTCAACGCTGATGTCCTGATTTTTGGTGGACAAAGGGAAACGGAACTCGTACATACCGTTGTGAATCTAATGGACGCGCGTGCCTTTGCATTTGCGGGAAACCTTCAGATTCGGGAGTTAGCCGCCTGCATCGAAAAGTGCGATCTCTTTCTCACCAATGACACCGGTCCTATGCACATTGCCGCAGCGGTGGGGACCCCCACCGTGTCTCTATTCGGTCCTGGGAACCACATCCGATTTCAACCGCTCGGCGAGTTACACCAAACTATCCGCCACGCTGTGCCCTGCAGCCCCTGTAAGCAATTCACGGATAAGTGCAAGGATAATATCTGTATGAAAGGGATTGGTGTAGATGAGGTATGGCAGTCCGTTTCTCGCACACTTGAGAGAACCTGA
- a CDS encoding dipeptidase, which produces MKKKNEQTGSTPQISTLHEQSLVIDSHNDAIVAHIRRGVGIGSANPYNENVQNPSELTGTIAYLRGPVPSGEEAVGIQLNIPKMRQGGIDAAFFAVDVTRAWKNHLAYALDAFGWFDAEVTANTDDICIARKASDIREAKATGKLAAVLVIENSEAVERSLNILRSLYIIGVRSIGLTHNLNTWASTGNDEEDLGGGLTRFGMALVKEMNRLGMLVDVSHISERGFWDVLEISEYPVIASHSNCKTLCRHPRNLSNEQLKALAANGGVVGITFVPGFITVDGWQKMPPLAQLLNHIAYAIDIAGIDHVGIGSDFDGGGDLLKDASEFFKIAEGLSERGYSDDDIRKVLGENHLRVFEAACG; this is translated from the coding sequence ATGAAAAAGAAAAACGAACAAACAGGATCAACCCCCCAGATTTCGACGCTACATGAGCAGTCTCTCGTTATCGATTCACACAACGATGCTATCGTGGCGCATATCCGCCGAGGCGTAGGGATTGGGTCAGCCAACCCGTACAATGAAAACGTCCAAAATCCCTCGGAGTTGACTGGCACTATCGCTTATCTCCGCGGTCCTGTCCCCTCTGGAGAGGAAGCCGTTGGTATCCAACTTAACATTCCAAAAATGCGGCAGGGTGGCATCGATGCAGCGTTTTTCGCTGTTGACGTGACACGCGCATGGAAAAATCACCTCGCTTATGCGTTAGATGCGTTCGGTTGGTTCGATGCAGAGGTGACAGCAAACACGGATGACATCTGTATCGCACGGAAGGCGAGCGATATTCGTGAAGCAAAGGCGACAGGTAAACTCGCTGCAGTTCTCGTCATTGAAAACAGCGAAGCCGTCGAACGGAGCCTGAATATCCTCCGTTCACTCTATATAATTGGTGTCCGCTCAATCGGGTTGACACATAACCTGAATACATGGGCATCAACAGGAAACGACGAGGAGGACCTTGGCGGCGGTTTGACGCGATTCGGTATGGCATTGGTCAAAGAGATGAACCGTCTTGGAATGCTTGTGGATGTCTCCCATATTAGCGAGCGTGGTTTCTGGGACGTTCTGGAAATCTCGGAATACCCCGTCATCGCCTCTCATAGCAACTGCAAAACGTTGTGTCGTCACCCGCGGAACTTGAGTAACGAGCAGCTGAAAGCCTTAGCAGCCAACGGCGGCGTTGTAGGAATCACCTTCGTCCCGGGGTTTATCACTGTGGACGGCTGGCAAAAAATGCCCCCCCTGGCGCAATTGCTTAACCACATCGCCTATGCAATTGACATCGCTGGCATCGACCACGTCGGGATCGGTTCGGATTTTGACGGTGGTGGCGACCTGCTCAAAGATGCCAGTGAATTCTTCAAAATTGCAGAAGGTCTGAGCGAGCGTGGCTATTCCGATGACGATATACGAAAGGTGCTCGGTGAAAACCATCTACGCGTCTTTGAGGCGGCCTGCGGATAA
- a CDS encoding iron-containing alcohol dehydrogenase, with protein MLLDDCSHEKIGRLPSIVRCSLADIKERREAVVFTTEPAWEAVKGIDVHSQQTIYVDGNTKADMTALAEACAGEVIYGIGGGLAIDTAKYVAAANGLPLIALPTILSTDAFLTNATGVRENGCVHYLPSKAPDTVIIDMDVLCNAPASMRASGAADVLSIATAMWDWQEAEKMGANPSTQRVTPQAIDIGGTLLQTLLDNAREIGSGTPTGLKLLLDLLCMEVQVCYLCGHSRVEEGSEHHFVYAIENHLSSIDETTNGETVLHGELVGLGILLMAVLQSQPWMQYRHALECLQINYRPSAVAPDAITETLINLSDYVTQHQLPYTVATTLRVTPDIAERTIQTILD; from the coding sequence ATGTTGTTAGATGATTGTTCTCATGAAAAAATTGGACGATTGCCGAGTATTGTGAGATGCTCCCTTGCTGACATTAAGGAACGGCGCGAAGCAGTCGTTTTCACAACAGAGCCAGCATGGGAAGCCGTCAAGGGTATTGATGTCCATTCGCAACAGACTATCTATGTTGACGGAAATACGAAGGCGGATATGACAGCACTCGCAGAAGCGTGCGCGGGTGAAGTCATTTACGGTATTGGTGGGGGCTTGGCGATTGACACTGCTAAGTACGTTGCCGCAGCAAACGGACTTCCGCTGATCGCTCTTCCTACTATTCTGTCAACAGATGCTTTTTTGACGAATGCAACAGGCGTTAGAGAAAATGGATGCGTTCACTATCTTCCCTCAAAAGCACCTGACACCGTTATCATAGATATGGATGTCTTGTGCAACGCGCCCGCCTCAATGCGAGCAAGTGGTGCTGCAGATGTCCTCTCAATTGCAACAGCAATGTGGGATTGGCAGGAAGCCGAAAAGATGGGTGCGAATCCATCAACTCAGCGGGTCACACCACAAGCGATTGATATAGGAGGCACCCTTCTCCAAACCCTCTTAGATAACGCACGGGAAATTGGTAGCGGTACCCCTACAGGGTTGAAGCTTCTACTCGACCTGCTCTGTATGGAGGTGCAGGTCTGCTATCTATGTGGGCATAGCCGTGTTGAAGAAGGGAGCGAACACCATTTTGTCTATGCAATTGAGAACCATTTATCATCCATCGACGAAACAACAAATGGAGAAACAGTTTTACACGGCGAATTGGTAGGGCTCGGTATTTTACTGATGGCTGTGCTCCAATCGCAACCGTGGATGCAGTACCGCCACGCGTTAGAGTGTTTGCAAATCAACTACCGGCCATCCGCTGTTGCTCCGGATGCAATCACCGAAACGCTTATTAATTTATCTGACTACGTCACGCAACATCAACTCCCGTATACCGTCGCAACAACTTTACGGGTTACCCCCGATATCGCCGAGCGGACGATACAAACGATATTAGATTAG